CACCCAGCAGCTTGCCAAGATGCTGTTCCTGACCCCTGAGAAGTCGTTTGAACGCAAGCTGCGCGAAGCGGTGATGGCGCTGCGGCTGGAAGCGGTCTACGACAAGAACGAAATTCTGGCGCGCTATCTGAACCGGGCTTATTTCGGCGCCGGCGCCTATGGCATCGATGCCGCCGCCCGACGCTATTTCGACCGGCCGGTGGAAGACCTGGATGTGGGCCAGTCGGCGATGCTGGCCGGGCTGTTGCAGGCGCCATCGGCCTATGCGCCGACCTCGGCGGCGGCGCGGGCCGAGCGGCGGATGCGGGCGGTGCTGGCCAATCTGGTCGATGTCGGCTACCTGACCGCCGATGAGGCCCGTGCGGTGCGGGTGCCGAAGGTGGCACCCTCGGCGCGCGCGACAGTCGGCGCCACCAACCGGCGCTGGTTCGCCGACTGGGTGCTGGACCAGTTGGCCAGCCAGATCGAGCCCACCACCCGCGATATCGTGATCCGCACCAGCCTGAACCATGGCCTGCAGACCGCGGCCGAGGCGGCCGTTTCGGAGGTGCTGACCGCCGATGGCGGCAAGGTCAAGGCCGGCCAGGGCGCCTTCGTGGCAGTGGCGCCCGATGGCGGGGTGCTGGCGATGGTCGGCGGCCGGGACTATCGGACCAGCCAGTTCAACCGTGCCACCCAGGCCTGGCGGCAGCCCGGATCGACCTTCAAGGTCTTCGCCTTTCTGGCGGCGCTGGAAGCGGGCTGGGGCCCCGACAGCACGGTGCTGGATGCGCCGGTGACGGTCGATGGCTGGTCGCCGGCCAATTTCGAACCCGATTATGCCGGCCGCGTGCAGTTGATCGACGCGGCGGCCCGCTCGCTGAACACCGCCACCGTGCGGCTGGCCGAAGAGGTGGGGCGTGACCGGGTGATCGCCACCGCCCGGCGGCTGGGCCTGTCGGGCGATCTGCCCCAGGGCCCCAGCGTGACCCTGGGCACCGGATCGGAAAACCTGCTGGAGATGACGGCGGCCTATGCGGTGCTGGCCAATCAGGGCCGGCCGGTGGTGCCCTGGGCGATTGCCGAGGTGACGACGGCCGACGGTACCGTGCTCTATCGCCGCGAGGCGCCGGAACCCGCCGATCCGGTGCTGTCGGAACGCACCGTCCAGGCCATGAATGCCATGCTGGTGCGGGCGGTGGAAAGCGGCACCGGCCGGGCGGCGCAACTGCGCGGCGCGGTGGTCGCCGGCAAGACCGGCACCAGCCAGGATTATCGCGATGCCTG
The DNA window shown above is from Tistrella bauzanensis and carries:
- a CDS encoding transglycosylase domain-containing protein, encoding MAEIHPRAGRRGHRGSGGGSGSGAGNGRRPGAGGRPRRRWWRGIAIAAGVVVLVAAGYIGWVLRDLPSLDELNRPATEPGITVLSADGTAIAVYGRLTGRQITVNDLPPALVEAVLATEDRRFYDHPGIDVFGIARAVVANLQAGRVVQGGSTITQQLAKMLFLTPEKSFERKLREAVMALRLEAVYDKNEILARYLNRAYFGAGAYGIDAAARRYFDRPVEDLDVGQSAMLAGLLQAPSAYAPTSAAARAERRMRAVLANLVDVGYLTADEARAVRVPKVAPSARATVGATNRRWFADWVLDQLASQIEPTTRDIVIRTSLNHGLQTAAEAAVSEVLTADGGKVKAGQGAFVAVAPDGGVLAMVGGRDYRTSQFNRATQAWRQPGSTFKVFAFLAALEAGWGPDSTVLDAPVTVDGWSPANFEPDYAGRVQLIDAAARSLNTATVRLAEEVGRDRVIATARRLGLSGDLPQGPSVTLGTGSENLLEMTAAYAVLANQGRPVVPWAIAEVTTADGTVLYRREAPEPADPVLSERTVQAMNAMLVRAVESGTGRAAQLRGAVVAGKTGTSQDYRDAWFIGYTGAVAAGVWVGNDDDSPMRGVTGGRLPAKIWARAMSEGGGRLMRTPPPVLPVRAPVMADAGTTTSDDPLSRLLRGLFGDDTAAPQAAGPKAAPAPRNDPAPRPQQPSLGNPPAYPGDDRFHP